A region of Rhizobium sp. CCGE531 DNA encodes the following proteins:
- the nifB gene encoding nitrogenase cofactor biosynthesis protein NifB has protein sequence MTASMISLDSSASAKTSDNRLTNAKSDSCKSSSCGSTAKPDDMDPATWEKIKDHPCYSEEAHHYFARMHVAVAPACNIQCNYCNRKYDCANESRPGVVSEKLTPEQALRKVISVANEVPQLSVVGIAGPGDACYDWRRTKATFEKVAAEIPDVKLCISTNGLALPDHVDELARMNVDHVTITINMVDPQIGAKIYPWVFYNHRRYTGIEAAEILHKRQMLGLEMLAARGILVKVNSVMIPGVNDEHLIEVNRWVKERGAFLHNVMPLISDPAHGTYYGLTGQRAPRAIELKALQGRLEKGAKLMRHCRQCRADAVGLLGEDRGKEFTLDHIPDAVSYDERNREAYREVVARERGNHAAAKSEAIEMVKAAGPDGSLHVAVATKGGGRINEHFGHAKEFQIYEASPRGIAFVGHRKVEQYCRGGWGDDATLDGVIVALEGIDIVLCAKIGDCPKKRLADAGIRAVDSYTYEYIETAISMVYATEFGVDLLTGTA, from the coding sequence ATGACCGCATCGATGATTTCGCTTGATAGCTCGGCCAGCGCCAAAACGTCCGACAATAGGCTGACCAATGCGAAGTCCGACAGCTGCAAATCCTCATCCTGCGGCTCAACCGCAAAACCGGATGACATGGATCCAGCGACATGGGAGAAGATAAAGGATCATCCCTGCTACTCGGAAGAAGCACACCACTATTTCGCGCGCATGCACGTCGCCGTCGCACCGGCTTGCAATATCCAGTGCAACTACTGCAATCGGAAATATGACTGCGCAAACGAAAGCCGGCCCGGTGTCGTCTCGGAAAAGCTGACGCCAGAGCAGGCGCTGCGCAAAGTTATTTCGGTCGCCAACGAAGTGCCGCAGCTTTCGGTCGTCGGAATCGCCGGTCCGGGCGATGCCTGTTACGACTGGAGGAGAACCAAGGCGACCTTCGAAAAAGTTGCCGCGGAAATTCCCGACGTCAAGCTGTGTATCTCCACCAACGGGCTAGCATTGCCAGATCATGTCGATGAGCTTGCACGCATGAATGTCGATCACGTGACCATCACAATCAACATGGTCGACCCGCAAATCGGCGCAAAGATATATCCCTGGGTCTTTTACAATCACCGGCGCTACACCGGCATCGAAGCCGCCGAAATCCTGCACAAGCGACAGATGTTGGGTTTGGAAATGCTGGCGGCGCGGGGCATCCTCGTCAAGGTCAATTCGGTCATGATACCCGGGGTCAATGACGAGCACCTGATCGAGGTGAACAGATGGGTGAAAGAGCGCGGCGCGTTCTTGCATAATGTGATGCCCCTGATTTCGGACCCAGCGCACGGCACTTACTATGGCCTGACCGGACAGCGCGCTCCGCGGGCAATCGAATTGAAGGCGCTTCAAGGTCGTCTCGAAAAAGGCGCCAAGCTGATGCGTCATTGTCGGCAATGCCGGGCCGATGCCGTCGGTCTGCTCGGCGAGGATCGTGGCAAAGAATTCACGCTCGACCACATTCCCGATGCAGTCTCGTACGACGAGCGCAATCGCGAGGCATACCGGGAAGTAGTGGCGCGGGAGAGAGGCAATCACGCAGCAGCCAAGAGCGAGGCGATCGAAATGGTCAAAGCAGCCGGCCCCGACGGGTCGCTTCACGTCGCGGTGGCGACCAAGGGCGGCGGCCGCATAAACGAACATTTCGGCCATGCGAAAGAGTTCCAGATTTATGAAGCCTCTCCGAGAGGAATCGCCTTCGTGGGGCATCGCAAGGTCGAGCAATATTGCCGCGGCGGTTGGGGTGACGACGCTACACTCGACGGTGTGATAGTTGCGCTCGAGGGGATCGACATCGTGCTCTGCGCAAAGATCGGAGATTGCCCTAAAAAGCGGTTGGCGGACGCGGGCATTCGAGCAGTGGACTCTTATACCTATGAGTACATCGAAACCGCCATCAGCATGGTTTATGCCACCGAGTTTGGAGTCGACCTGCTGACAGGGACGGCGTGA
- a CDS encoding FAD-dependent oxidoreductase — MSGEKFDAIVIGAGMAGNAAAYTMASRGLKVLQLERGEYPGSKNVQGAIMYANMLEEIIPNFRDDAPLERHLVEQRFWMMDDTSHVGIQYRSDDFNGSTPERYTIIRAQFDRWFSRKVREAGAIVLCETTATELAQEGGKVIGVRTDRTGDVILADTVVLAEGANGLLGARAGLRQTSTSESVALAVKEIHFLPEDVIDQRFGLHGNEGCVIEAAGTISRGMAGLAFLYTNKESISLGIGCLVSDFAATCESPYELLEAFKNHSSIKHLIADSEVKEYAAHLIPEGGYKAIPALFGDGWVVVGDAAQLNNAVHREGSNLAMTSGRIAGEAIFEVKSRGGRMTKRNLALYKTMLDDSFVIKDLRKYKDMPALLHTNSRNFFMTYPKLMSEASKNFMRVDGTPKIENERATTAAFIKARSRWGLVSDAVRLALAWR; from the coding sequence ATGAGTGGGGAAAAGTTTGACGCCATCGTGATTGGCGCCGGCATGGCCGGCAATGCGGCTGCTTACACCATGGCGAGCCGTGGCTTGAAAGTCCTGCAATTGGAGCGTGGTGAGTATCCGGGCTCAAAGAACGTCCAGGGCGCAATCATGTACGCGAACATGCTGGAGGAAATCATCCCGAATTTTCGAGATGATGCGCCTCTTGAGCGGCATCTCGTCGAGCAGCGCTTCTGGATGATGGATGACACATCCCACGTTGGGATCCAATACCGATCGGATGATTTCAACGGGTCGACGCCTGAGCGCTACACAATCATTCGCGCCCAGTTCGACCGTTGGTTTTCCCGTAAGGTGCGCGAGGCGGGAGCGATAGTCCTTTGCGAGACGACGGCGACGGAACTTGCCCAGGAAGGCGGCAAGGTGATCGGCGTGCGCACTGACCGTACCGGCGATGTCATACTTGCGGACACGGTCGTTCTTGCGGAAGGCGCCAATGGGTTGCTCGGCGCACGGGCCGGCTTGCGTCAGACGTCGACATCGGAGAGCGTGGCTCTCGCTGTCAAGGAAATACATTTTCTGCCAGAAGACGTAATCGATCAGCGCTTCGGTCTTCATGGCAACGAGGGCTGTGTGATCGAGGCGGCCGGCACCATCTCCCGCGGCATGGCCGGGCTCGCCTTTCTTTATACCAATAAGGAGTCGATCTCTCTTGGCATCGGTTGCCTCGTCTCCGACTTCGCCGCAACGTGCGAAAGCCCTTACGAATTGCTCGAAGCGTTCAAGAACCATTCGTCGATCAAACATCTGATCGCGGATTCGGAAGTCAAGGAATATGCAGCTCATCTCATTCCCGAAGGTGGGTATAAGGCAATTCCCGCGCTCTTCGGCGATGGCTGGGTCGTTGTCGGCGACGCAGCACAGCTCAACAATGCCGTTCACCGCGAGGGTTCCAATCTCGCCATGACGTCAGGTCGCATCGCCGGGGAGGCTATTTTCGAGGTCAAGAGCCGCGGAGGTCGAATGACCAAAAGAAACCTCGCACTATACAAGACGATGCTGGACGATTCCTTTGTCATTAAAGATCTTAGGAAATACAAAGACATGCCGGCCCTACTTCATACCAATTCCCGCAATTTCTTCATGACATACCCGAAGTTGATGTCTGAAGCTTCGAAAAATTTCATGCGTGTCGATGGTACGCCGAAGATCGAAAATGAAAGGGCGACAACGGCCGCTTTCATAAAGGCGCGTTCGCGCTGGGGGCTGGTCAGCGACGCGGTGCGTCTGGCATTGGCTTGGCGTTGA
- the nifA gene encoding nif-specific transcriptional activator NifA, whose amino-acid sequence MTRILRDCVDEVGPLPGVSSKTPEVGISCSGIYEISKLLTAAAPLEITLVKVANILPTFLRMRHGAIVIWASEGEPEITASAGVADSRQSGARHTIPPAAMDQIVTTGQPLVIRETSKSELFRADPQPSLSSDTIPITFIGVPLRAAHKLVGTLWIDRFRDSATELRHNEDIRFLTMVADLIGQTIAFHRALSTSGPQIIQLHRKSAEGGRNDPSQNSRAKVDWIVGESPAVRRVLEIVSAVAMTNTTVLLRGESGTGKEFFAQAIHELSPRRKKSFVKLNCAALPEGVLESELFGHEKGAFTGAVSQRAGRFELANGGTLLLDEIGEISPAFQAKLLRVLQEGELERVGGTKTLKVDIRLVCATNKDLEAAVANGEFRADLYYRINVVPIVLPPLRERPGDISRLSKVFLDRFNRENNREHAFTAQALDLISQCYFPGNVRELENCVRRTATLARSKTIVPSDFACQNNQCLSARLWKGDGGGREGKPIDELTRGGTTPAVSPLSTQPGSVSHPEVAPFKACDPNGPACPALSPRLTERDRLIEAMEKVGWVQAKAARMLGLTPRQVGYALRRHNIEMKKF is encoded by the coding sequence ATGACCCGCATTCTACGCGATTGCGTCGATGAAGTTGGACCTTTGCCCGGGGTATCCAGCAAAACGCCTGAAGTCGGAATCTCCTGCAGCGGGATCTACGAAATATCGAAGCTCCTAACGGCCGCTGCCCCGCTGGAGATCACGCTTGTCAAGGTCGCCAATATCCTCCCCACGTTTTTGCGAATGCGTCATGGGGCAATCGTTATATGGGCGAGCGAAGGGGAGCCGGAAATTACCGCGTCGGCCGGCGTCGCCGATTCTCGTCAATCCGGCGCACGCCACACCATCCCACCGGCTGCAATGGATCAGATCGTGACGACCGGACAGCCGCTGGTGATAAGGGAGACCAGTAAATCCGAACTTTTTCGGGCTGACCCTCAGCCGTCTTTGAGCAGCGACACGATCCCCATCACATTTATCGGGGTTCCTTTGAGGGCTGCGCACAAACTGGTCGGGACGTTATGGATCGACCGCTTCAGGGACAGCGCCACTGAACTGCGTCACAACGAGGATATTCGCTTCCTTACCATGGTCGCCGATCTTATCGGCCAGACGATCGCGTTCCACCGAGCCCTGAGCACGTCCGGTCCGCAAATCATCCAGCTGCACCGGAAATCCGCCGAAGGGGGACGGAATGATCCGAGCCAAAACTCAAGAGCCAAAGTCGACTGGATCGTCGGAGAAAGCCCTGCAGTCAGGCGGGTGTTGGAAATCGTCTCTGCGGTGGCTATGACGAATACCACAGTGCTTCTGCGGGGTGAAAGCGGCACTGGCAAGGAATTTTTCGCACAGGCCATTCATGAGCTTTCCCCTCGCCGCAAGAAGTCTTTTGTCAAATTGAACTGCGCCGCACTGCCTGAAGGTGTCCTGGAATCGGAACTCTTCGGACATGAAAAGGGCGCTTTCACCGGTGCTGTATCGCAGCGCGCGGGGCGTTTCGAATTGGCAAATGGCGGAACGCTGCTCCTTGATGAAATTGGCGAAATTTCGCCTGCCTTTCAAGCCAAGCTTTTGCGCGTGCTGCAGGAAGGCGAGCTGGAGCGGGTTGGCGGAACCAAGACCCTCAAAGTCGACATCAGACTCGTATGCGCAACCAACAAGGACCTCGAGGCGGCTGTTGCAAATGGCGAGTTCAGAGCCGACCTTTACTATCGCATCAATGTCGTGCCGATCGTCTTGCCACCACTCAGAGAGCGGCCCGGAGACATTTCGCGCCTTTCAAAAGTCTTTCTCGACCGTTTCAACCGGGAGAACAATCGCGAGCACGCCTTCACGGCGCAGGCGCTAGACCTGATTTCGCAATGCTATTTTCCTGGGAACGTCCGCGAGCTGGAAAATTGCGTGCGTAGGACGGCGACGTTGGCGCGCTCGAAGACGATCGTTCCCTCGGATTTTGCGTGCCAGAACAACCAATGTCTTTCGGCTCGTCTTTGGAAAGGCGACGGCGGCGGCCGCGAGGGTAAGCCTATCGATGAGCTCACTCGGGGTGGAACAACGCCGGCAGTATCGCCGCTCTCTACCCAACCAGGCAGCGTCTCGCATCCCGAGGTAGCGCCCTTCAAGGCCTGCGACCCCAATGGTCCGGCTTGCCCAGCCCTATCACCGCGCCTCACAGAGCGGGACCGGCTGATCGAGGCAATGGAGAAAGTCGGATGGGTTCAGGCCAAAGCGGCTCGTATGCTCGGCCTCACGCCCCGTCAGGTCGGCTATGCTCTGCGCCGGCACAATATCGAGATGAAAAAGTTCTAA
- the nifT gene encoding putative nitrogen fixation protein NifT codes for MKVMIRRTGTGLSAYVSKKDLEEPIIAMENENLWGGCVLLRNGWRLALPDLPKDTRLPITVEAKKISEED; via the coding sequence GTGAAAGTGATGATCCGCAGAACCGGAACCGGCTTATCGGCATATGTTTCCAAGAAGGATCTCGAAGAGCCGATCATTGCTATGGAAAATGAAAATCTATGGGGCGGCTGCGTGCTGCTTAGGAATGGATGGAGGCTAGCCCTGCCCGATCTGCCAAAGGACACGCGCCTGCCCATTACGGTCGAGGCAAAGAAGATATCTGAGGAGGACTAA
- a CDS encoding electron transfer flavoprotein subunit beta/FixA family protein: MHVVVCIKQVPDSAQIRVHPVTNTIMRQGVPTIINPYDLFALEEALRLRDVHGGEVTALTMGPPMAEDSLRKALTYGADRAVLLTDRYFAGSDTLATSFALSQAIAKIGETFGAPDIVFTGKQTIDGDTAQVGPGIAKRLDLLQLTYVSKISSLDLDAREIKVDRRSEGGIQMLHGKLPCLITMLEGTNEIRRGSLDDALRAARSQIVKWSAADAGIEDLSKCGLRGSPTVVKRVFAPTARTEKAEQITTTDKALGDLADELIVEIFARQPALEHELAFDASA, encoded by the coding sequence ATGCACGTCGTAGTCTGTATCAAGCAGGTGCCGGACTCCGCACAGATTCGCGTCCATCCTGTAACGAACACGATCATGCGCCAGGGTGTGCCGACCATCATAAATCCTTACGATCTATTCGCCCTTGAAGAAGCACTGCGGTTGCGTGACGTGCATGGCGGCGAGGTTACCGCGCTCACGATGGGGCCGCCCATGGCAGAGGATTCGTTGCGCAAGGCGCTCACTTATGGTGCGGATCGGGCGGTATTGTTGACCGACCGCTATTTTGCCGGATCCGATACCCTGGCGACTTCCTTTGCTCTTTCGCAGGCGATCGCAAAAATCGGCGAGACCTTCGGCGCCCCCGACATCGTGTTCACGGGCAAGCAGACGATCGACGGCGACACTGCCCAAGTCGGGCCCGGCATTGCCAAGCGTCTTGACCTCCTGCAACTCACTTACGTTTCGAAGATTTCCTCCCTCGATCTTGATGCACGCGAAATTAAGGTCGACCGCCGTTCGGAAGGGGGTATCCAAATGCTGCATGGCAAGCTTCCCTGCCTCATTACTATGCTGGAAGGCACGAACGAAATCCGCCGCGGCTCGCTTGATGACGCGCTACGCGCCGCGCGCAGTCAGATCGTAAAATGGAGCGCGGCCGACGCCGGCATCGAGGACCTCAGCAAGTGTGGACTGCGTGGTTCGCCGACGGTCGTCAAACGCGTCTTTGCCCCGACAGCAAGGACGGAAAAGGCGGAGCAAATCACCACCACCGATAAAGCGCTCGGCGATCTTGCTGATGAGTTGATTGTCGAAATCTTCGCCCGTCAGCCGGCGCTCGAACACGAACTCGCCTTCGACGCCAGCGCATAA
- a CDS encoding electron transfer flavoprotein subunit alpha/FixB family protein → MTLTANQETPPPAVGRAGLKKELPEQFKDYRHVWVFIEVERENVHPVSFELLGEGRKLADKLGVKLAGVVLGPPGDATQHAIAEAFAYGADVAYLVEDPLLEDYRNEPFTKALTNLVATYQPEILLLGATTLGRDLAGSVATTLLTGLTADCTELDVDADGSLAATRPTFGGSLLCTIYTLNCRPQMATVRPRVMAMPQRMNKPVGCVIQHGVPMLEEEIVTKVLGFLSDVQSTNSNLAYADVVVGGGLGLGTSENLKLVKNLARVIGAEYGCSRPLVQKGWMPADRQIGQTGKTIRPKLYIAAGISGAIQHRVGVGGADLIVAINTDPNAPIFDFAHVGVVTDAIRFLPALTDVFTQRLSPHSRDKLAN, encoded by the coding sequence ATGACGTTGACCGCAAATCAGGAAACACCGCCCCCTGCCGTCGGCCGCGCGGGTTTGAAGAAAGAGCTGCCCGAGCAATTCAAGGACTACCGGCATGTTTGGGTCTTCATCGAAGTGGAGCGCGAAAATGTCCATCCCGTTTCCTTCGAACTGCTAGGAGAAGGCCGCAAGCTGGCGGACAAGCTTGGCGTCAAACTCGCAGGTGTCGTGCTCGGACCTCCAGGGGACGCCACGCAGCATGCCATTGCAGAGGCGTTTGCCTATGGCGCCGACGTTGCGTATCTGGTGGAGGACCCCCTGCTCGAAGACTATAGGAACGAGCCCTTCACCAAAGCTCTGACAAATCTGGTTGCCACTTACCAACCGGAAATCCTGCTTTTGGGTGCGACGACGCTTGGTCGCGACCTTGCCGGTTCCGTGGCGACGACCTTGTTGACGGGGCTCACCGCGGACTGCACCGAACTCGATGTGGATGCGGACGGTTCGCTTGCCGCAACGCGGCCGACTTTCGGCGGCTCTCTACTATGCACAATCTACACCCTCAACTGCCGACCGCAGATGGCGACAGTGCGACCGAGGGTCATGGCGATGCCGCAGCGCATGAACAAGCCGGTCGGCTGCGTCATTCAGCATGGGGTCCCGATGCTCGAGGAGGAGATCGTCACCAAAGTCCTCGGGTTCCTTTCCGACGTGCAATCGACAAATTCCAATCTCGCCTATGCCGATGTGGTGGTGGGCGGCGGCCTTGGTCTTGGAACATCGGAGAACCTGAAGCTGGTGAAGAATCTTGCGCGGGTAATTGGAGCCGAATACGGCTGTTCACGGCCGCTGGTCCAGAAAGGCTGGATGCCGGCTGATCGGCAGATCGGGCAAACCGGCAAGACTATCCGGCCGAAGCTCTATATAGCGGCCGGGATTTCCGGCGCCATTCAGCACCGGGTTGGCGTCGGGGGCGCTGATCTCATTGTGGCGATCAACACCGATCCGAACGCGCCGATTTTCGACTTCGCCCACGTTGGCGTCGTGACGGATGCGATCCGCTTCTTGCCGGCCCTCACTGATGTTTTCACCCAACGGCTGTCGCCGCACAGTCGCGATAAGCTTGCGAACTAG
- a CDS encoding 4Fe-4S binding protein gives MAFKIIASQCTQCGACEFECPSGAIELKGENYVIDPKKCTECEGAFETQQCASVCPVPKTCVPA, from the coding sequence ATGGCCTTCAAGATCATCGCATCCCAATGCACCCAGTGCGGAGCCTGCGAGTTCGAATGTCCATCAGGTGCGATAGAACTGAAGGGCGAGAACTACGTGATCGATCCGAAGAAGTGCACAGAATGCGAGGGAGCTTTCGAGACGCAGCAATGCGCATCGGTATGTCCGGTACCGAAGACCTGCGTTCCAGCCTGA
- a CDS encoding SIR2 family protein, with protein MPVLPKSDHLLVCRGDYAEKQLYLLKEALAADAIIPYLGPGLLRQSSAAPPVPDGPEGVAAALNTRATAPSKIRSNMWSVAQFIEQRRHRRTLQAWMAEIFASSAPLTGLHAWLATLPLSLIIDSWYDGTMRAALVANGRTDVVEIQGVTRANENRDIWTRTYDLSGKELRPGPAAKTVLYTPHGSVRPAANFLVSDADYVEVLTEIDIQTPIPEAVKARRTNRGFFFLGCRFDDQMLRIFARQIMKRSNGPHFAVIDAKTMTKNERRFCTECGITLIDLPIGEVAAALVNPA; from the coding sequence ATGCCCGTGCTTCCTAAATCCGATCATCTTTTGGTCTGCCGGGGCGATTACGCCGAAAAGCAACTTTATTTGCTGAAGGAAGCGCTCGCCGCAGACGCAATAATCCCATATCTCGGTCCCGGGCTTCTCCGGCAAAGTTCGGCGGCACCGCCTGTACCTGATGGTCCAGAAGGCGTTGCAGCAGCTCTTAACACACGGGCGACAGCACCTTCCAAGATACGCAGCAACATGTGGTCGGTCGCACAGTTTATCGAGCAGCGCAGGCATCGTCGGACGCTTCAAGCCTGGATGGCGGAGATATTCGCCTCATCCGCGCCGCTGACCGGCCTCCATGCCTGGCTTGCAACGCTGCCACTCTCGCTCATCATCGACAGCTGGTACGACGGGACGATGCGCGCGGCTCTCGTGGCGAATGGCCGAACAGACGTGGTCGAGATACAAGGCGTTACGCGGGCAAATGAGAACCGCGATATATGGACGAGAACCTACGATTTGTCCGGAAAGGAACTCAGGCCCGGTCCGGCAGCAAAAACGGTGTTGTATACGCCTCATGGAAGCGTTCGGCCCGCTGCTAATTTTCTCGTGTCAGATGCGGACTATGTCGAAGTTCTGACAGAGATCGATATCCAGACGCCGATCCCCGAAGCCGTCAAAGCACGGCGCACCAACCGCGGCTTTTTCTTTCTGGGCTGCCGCTTCGACGATCAGATGTTGCGCATCTTTGCCCGCCAGATCATGAAGCGCTCCAACGGCCCACACTTCGCTGTGATTGATGCCAAAACCATGACCAAGAACGAACGCCGCTTCTGCACGGAATGCGGCATCACCCTGATTGACCTGCCGATTGGTGAAGTTGCGGCTGCTCTTGTCAATCCGGCATAG
- the nifW gene encoding nitrogenase stabilizing/protective protein NifW — translation MNTLCNASPTSDTAEILARLKNLSAAEDFFALLDVAYDPKVLDVSRLHIMKRMGQYLAEEDFSDLPEQVIAARARTILERAYEDFAASSPLAHRVFKVLKDHNPAKPAQPGHTFVPFDSILKGFGRE, via the coding sequence ATGAACACTTTATGCAACGCCAGCCCAACCAGCGATACGGCGGAGATCCTCGCGCGGTTGAAAAATCTGTCGGCCGCGGAGGATTTTTTCGCGCTGCTTGACGTCGCCTATGATCCGAAGGTGCTTGACGTCTCGCGGCTTCACATCATGAAGCGGATGGGGCAATACCTCGCCGAAGAGGATTTCTCCGATCTACCGGAACAGGTGATTGCTGCCAGAGCACGCACCATCCTTGAACGCGCCTACGAAGACTTTGCGGCGTCCTCGCCACTTGCGCACCGGGTCTTTAAGGTGCTCAAGGATCACAATCCGGCCAAGCCTGCCCAACCGGGTCACACCTTCGTGCCGTTCGATTCCATCTTGAAGGGTTTCGGCAGGGAGTGA
- a CDS encoding nitrogen fixation protein NifZ yields MGIGREQEVEIGCSPQFLPGERVRATRHIKNDGTYPGKDVGENLVRKGDEGYVRDIGTFLQQFYIYAVEWVDRGTIVGMRARELTSLDKAAASIAETTTSAREGIAP; encoded by the coding sequence GTGGGCATAGGACGCGAACAAGAAGTGGAAATCGGCTGTTCACCGCAATTTCTACCAGGCGAGCGGGTTCGTGCCACGCGCCACATAAAGAATGACGGCACCTATCCCGGCAAAGACGTTGGCGAAAACCTGGTGCGAAAGGGCGATGAGGGTTATGTGCGCGACATCGGCACCTTTCTCCAGCAGTTCTATATCTATGCGGTCGAATGGGTGGATCGCGGCACCATCGTCGGCATGCGCGCGCGTGAACTGACGAGCCTCGACAAAGCCGCAGCAAGCATTGCCGAAACGACTACCAGCGCCAGGGAAGGAATAGCCCCGTGA
- a CDS encoding ISNCY-like element ISRtr6 family transposase has product MRQERTVQASIFDLFATHEIGHELKSMSQWLDEHHDLFGLVGRDLGRHGVKATGRQGLPAEAVLRCALLKQYRQLSYQELAFHLEDSASFRAFARLPWSWSPQKSVLQKTISAIRPETWEVINRALLSSARQAKLEDGTVVRLDSTVTSALMHEPSDSSLLWDAVRVMVRLLKKADTLVGAGLAWRDHCRAAKKRAREIQFTRGQPNRVRLYRELIAIACATLAYLKQATERLAAASNPLVQLWQAQVCRYRPLIERIIKQSERRVLAGEKLPAGEKLVSLFEPHADIIVKGSRETEYGHKLNLTTGRSGMILDLVIEAGNPPDSERLLPMLERHIAVYGNAPRQAAADGGFASRGNLATAKTWGVRDMAFHKKAGLKVEDMVRSNWVYRKLRNFRAGIEAGISCLKRAYGLARCTWRGLDHFKTYVWSSVVAYNLVLFIRLKPT; this is encoded by the coding sequence ATGCGCCAGGAACGCACCGTCCAAGCCAGTATATTCGATCTTTTCGCCACGCACGAGATCGGCCACGAACTGAAGTCGATGTCGCAGTGGCTGGACGAGCACCACGATCTGTTTGGCTTGGTGGGGCGGGATCTGGGTCGGCACGGCGTCAAGGCCACCGGACGGCAAGGGCTGCCGGCCGAGGCAGTGCTGCGTTGCGCATTGCTCAAGCAATACCGGCAGCTGAGCTACCAGGAACTGGCGTTCCATCTCGAGGACTCCGCGTCGTTTCGGGCCTTTGCGCGCCTGCCGTGGTCATGGAGCCCGCAAAAGTCAGTGCTGCAAAAGACGATCAGCGCGATCCGACCCGAGACCTGGGAAGTGATCAATCGGGCGCTGCTGTCGAGCGCTCGGCAGGCGAAGCTGGAAGACGGCACGGTCGTGCGGCTGGACAGTACAGTGACCTCGGCACTCATGCACGAACCGAGCGACAGCAGCCTGCTGTGGGATGCCGTGCGGGTCATGGTGCGCCTGCTGAAGAAGGCAGATACCTTGGTCGGCGCCGGCCTGGCATGGCGCGATCATTGCCGCGCGGCCAAGAAGCGTGCCCGCGAGATCCAGTTCACACGCGGTCAGCCCAATCGGGTCCGGCTCTACCGTGAGCTGATCGCGATCGCCTGCGCGACCTTGGCATACCTGAAGCAGGCAACCGAGCGACTGGCAGCGGCGAGCAATCCGCTCGTCCAACTCTGGCAGGCCCAGGTTTGCCGCTATCGACCGCTGATCGAACGCATCATCAAACAGAGCGAGCGGCGAGTACTGGCGGGCGAGAAGCTGCCGGCGGGCGAGAAGCTGGTAAGCCTGTTCGAACCCCATGCCGATATCATCGTCAAAGGTAGCCGCGAGACCGAATACGGCCACAAGCTCAACCTGACCACCGGCAGAAGCGGCATGATCCTCGATCTGGTGATCGAGGCAGGTAATCCGCCCGACAGCGAGCGGCTGCTGCCGATGCTGGAGCGCCACATCGCCGTCTATGGAAACGCGCCGCGGCAGGCGGCGGCCGACGGCGGCTTTGCCAGTCGCGGCAACCTGGCCACAGCCAAGACCTGGGGCGTTCGCGACATGGCATTCCACAAGAAAGCTGGCCTCAAGGTCGAGGACATGGTCAGAAGCAATTGGGTCTATCGCAAGTTGCGCAACTTCCGCGCCGGTATCGAAGCCGGAATATCATGCCTCAAGCGTGCCTACGGCCTGGCACGCTGCACCTGGCGGGGCCTTGACCACTTCAAGACCTACGTCTGGTCCTCCGTCGTGGCTTACAACCTCGTCCTCTTCATCCGCCTCAAACCGACCTGA
- a CDS encoding ferredoxin family protein, with translation MTVAVTKLRVEDKLFQNRYLVDQGRPHIKVRPHEHPSANLLALTRICPAKCYELNDKGQVEIAADGCMECGTCRVLCEASGDITWNYPRGGFGVLFKFG, from the coding sequence ATGACCGTTGCAGTGACGAAGTTGCGTGTTGAGGACAAGCTTTTCCAGAATCGCTATCTGGTTGATCAGGGACGCCCGCACATTAAGGTGCGGCCGCACGAGCATCCGAGTGCAAACCTTTTGGCGCTAACACGCATCTGCCCGGCAAAATGCTATGAACTGAATGACAAAGGCCAAGTGGAGATTGCCGCCGACGGCTGCATGGAGTGCGGCACATGCAGGGTGCTGTGTGAGGCAAGTGGGGACATCACGTGGAACTATCCACGAGGCGGCTTTGGTGTTCTCTTCAAGTTCGGGTGA